The following proteins come from a genomic window of Candidatus Zixiibacteriota bacterium:
- a CDS encoding MarR family winged helix-turn-helix transcriptional regulator, whose protein sequence is MGEPVDRPETNRPAGSPVVTFRDRHHETAPDDSSSELELFQTARRLIQALERCSARIRSHDGLTLPQMICLRVVVADGSVTATALARRARMSASTIVGLLDELETRGFVRRDRDTRDRRLINVTATDSGKAAVKQNAPGLEREMTELLRRLPQTERAAIRQSLLRLTAHIDSIELQRQ, encoded by the coding sequence ATGGGTGAACCCGTCGATCGTCCCGAAACTAACCGGCCCGCCGGATCGCCGGTGGTGACCTTTCGCGACCGGCATCATGAAACGGCACCGGATGACAGTTCGTCTGAACTCGAACTGTTCCAGACTGCCCGGCGGCTGATCCAGGCCCTGGAACGCTGCTCGGCTCGGATTCGGTCGCACGACGGTCTGACCCTGCCGCAGATGATCTGCCTGCGCGTGGTTGTCGCCGATGGTTCGGTCACCGCCACGGCGCTTGCTCGTCGCGCTCGCATGAGCGCCAGTACCATTGTCGGCCTGCTCGACGAATTGGAAACGCGCGGGTTTGTCCGACGAGATCGGGACACACGCGACCGGCGTCTGATAAATGTTACCGCCACCGATAGCGGCAAGGCAGCCGTGAAACAAAACGCTCCCGGCCTCGAACGGGAGATGACGGAACTACTCCGTCGACTCCCCCAGACGGAACGGGCGGCCATTCGTCAATCGCTGCTGCGCCTCACGGCACACATCGATTCGATCGAATTACAGAGACAGTGA
- a CDS encoding MGMT family protein produces MYDLFTRKVIEVLGRIPRGRVATYGQVAALAGNPRAARQVVRVLHSCSRSHNLPWHRVINARGRISLPPGDGYELQRAMLGDEGVAFGIGDRIDLNKYGWDGT; encoded by the coding sequence TTGTACGATCTATTCACAAGGAAGGTAATCGAGGTTCTCGGCCGTATTCCACGCGGAAGGGTCGCAACTTACGGACAAGTGGCGGCGTTGGCGGGCAATCCGAGGGCTGCACGACAGGTGGTTCGAGTCCTGCATTCGTGCTCGCGATCCCACAACCTGCCGTGGCACCGCGTGATCAACGCCCGGGGAAGGATTTCGCTGCCGCCCGGAGACGGCTATGAACTGCAGCGTGCGATGCTTGGCGACGAAGGGGTCGCGTTCGGCATCGGGGACCGGATCGACCTGAACAAATACGGCTGGGACGGCACCTGA
- the aceE gene encoding pyruvate dehydrogenase (acetyl-transferring), homodimeric type — translation MTEHEAKKRAHEIEYENREWIESLDYVYENQGPDRVRELLRRLQLRAQQQGIQIHFTANTPYINTIPVERQPAFPGSREIERRIKSIIRWNAMVMVVRANRESSGIGGHISTYASCATLYEVGFNHFFRGRTEQHPGDLIYFQGHAAPGVYARAYLEGRITEKHLENFRRELKPGGGLSSYPHPRLMPEFWQFPTVSMGLAPITAIYQARFNRYLHDRGLADTADQKIWAFLGDGELDEPESLGAITLASREKLDNLIFVINCNLQRLDGPVRGNGKIIQELEAAFRGAGWNVIKVIWGSDWDPLLKMDTDGVLVKVMEETPDGQYQKYSVSDGDYIRRDFFARDPRLIEMVKRYSDEQLVKMRRGGHDPQKVYAAYKAAVEHTGAPTVILAKTIKGYGLGEAGEGRNVTHQQKKMNEQELREFRSRFGIPISDDDIAGAPFYRPPEDSEEMRYLKARRDELGGHVPKRIVVAPPVTVPPQDVFDEFLHGTKDREVATTMVMVHLLSKLLSDKTFGPHIVPIVPDEARTFGMESLFRKVGIYSHVGQIYEPVDKESLLYYKEAKDGQILEEGITEAGSMSSFVAAGTAHATHGINMIPFFIFYSMFGFQRIGDLIWLAGDARAKGFLVGGTSGRTTLAGEGLQHQDGHSHLLAYKLPTLHAYDPAYAFELAIIVKEGLKRMYEQGQEIMYYITVMNEPYIQPAIPKGVEEEGVLKGLYKFRKSSMKAGGAKAHLLGSGTILNEALKAQELLESEYGVSADVWSATSYKELYVDAVDTERWNMFNHDQTHRVPYVQRILEKEQGVFVSASDYLKMLPSAIARWIPGPYTILGTDGYGRSESRESLRDFFEVDHRYITLAALHTLAHQNKVKNEVVTKAMRKMDINPEKANPLFE, via the coding sequence ATGACCGAGCACGAGGCGAAGAAACGAGCGCACGAAATCGAATACGAAAATCGTGAGTGGATCGAATCGCTAGACTACGTCTATGAAAACCAGGGCCCCGATCGCGTCCGCGAGCTGCTGCGTCGTCTGCAGCTGCGCGCGCAGCAGCAGGGCATCCAGATTCACTTCACGGCCAATACGCCGTATATCAACACCATCCCGGTGGAGCGCCAGCCTGCGTTTCCGGGCAGCCGTGAGATCGAACGCCGCATAAAAAGCATCATTCGATGGAATGCGATGGTGATGGTGGTCCGTGCCAACCGCGAATCCAGCGGGATCGGCGGCCATATCTCCACGTATGCATCCTGCGCGACACTCTACGAGGTCGGCTTCAATCATTTCTTCCGTGGACGAACCGAACAGCATCCGGGTGATTTGATTTACTTTCAGGGCCATGCGGCCCCCGGCGTGTATGCGCGCGCGTATCTCGAAGGACGGATCACCGAGAAGCATCTCGAGAACTTCCGCCGTGAGTTGAAACCGGGCGGCGGGCTGTCCTCGTACCCGCATCCGCGCCTGATGCCGGAATTCTGGCAGTTCCCGACTGTTTCCATGGGGCTCGCCCCCATCACCGCCATCTATCAGGCTCGATTCAACCGGTATCTCCACGATCGGGGTCTTGCCGACACGGCCGATCAGAAGATTTGGGCGTTTCTCGGCGACGGTGAGCTGGATGAGCCGGAGTCACTCGGGGCGATTACGCTGGCGTCCCGCGAAAAGCTTGACAATCTCATTTTCGTGATCAACTGCAATCTGCAGAGACTCGACGGTCCGGTGCGGGGCAACGGCAAGATCATCCAGGAACTGGAGGCCGCATTCCGAGGCGCCGGATGGAATGTTATCAAAGTAATCTGGGGCTCGGACTGGGACCCGCTGCTGAAGATGGATACCGACGGCGTACTCGTGAAAGTCATGGAAGAGACGCCGGACGGTCAGTATCAGAAATATTCGGTGTCCGACGGTGACTATATCCGCAGGGACTTCTTCGCGCGAGATCCGCGATTGATTGAGATGGTCAAGCGCTACTCCGACGAGCAACTGGTGAAGATGCGTCGCGGCGGCCACGATCCCCAGAAGGTGTATGCCGCGTACAAAGCGGCGGTCGAGCATACGGGAGCGCCGACGGTAATCCTCGCCAAAACGATCAAGGGATATGGCCTCGGCGAAGCGGGCGAGGGACGAAACGTCACGCATCAGCAGAAAAAAATGAATGAGCAGGAACTCAGGGAGTTCCGCAGCCGCTTTGGGATTCCGATTTCGGACGATGACATCGCCGGCGCGCCGTTTTATCGTCCCCCGGAAGACAGCGAGGAAATGCGTTACCTGAAAGCGCGTCGCGACGAGCTCGGCGGGCACGTGCCGAAAAGAATCGTGGTGGCGCCCCCCGTCACCGTGCCGCCGCAGGACGTCTTCGACGAATTCCTGCACGGCACCAAAGACCGCGAAGTCGCTACCACTATGGTGATGGTCCATCTGCTGTCCAAGCTACTTTCGGACAAGACCTTTGGTCCGCACATCGTGCCGATTGTCCCCGATGAAGCCCGCACGTTCGGGATGGAGTCGCTTTTCCGTAAGGTCGGAATCTATTCGCATGTCGGACAGATTTACGAACCGGTCGACAAAGAAAGCCTGCTCTATTATAAGGAAGCGAAAGACGGGCAGATCCTCGAAGAAGGAATTACCGAGGCGGGCTCGATGTCGTCGTTTGTCGCCGCCGGCACCGCTCATGCCACTCACGGCATCAACATGATTCCGTTTTTCATCTTTTATTCGATGTTCGGATTCCAGAGAATCGGTGACCTCATCTGGCTGGCCGGTGATGCCCGTGCGAAGGGATTTCTCGTTGGCGGCACGTCGGGGCGCACCACCCTGGCCGGCGAGGGACTGCAGCATCAGGATGGCCACAGTCATTTGCTCGCGTACAAACTCCCCACATTGCACGCCTACGATCCGGCGTATGCCTTCGAACTCGCCATCATCGTGAAGGAAGGGCTGAAGAGAATGTACGAACAGGGGCAGGAAATCATGTACTACATCACCGTGATGAACGAGCCGTATATTCAGCCCGCCATACCGAAAGGCGTCGAGGAGGAAGGGGTCCTCAAAGGGCTTTACAAATTCCGCAAGTCTTCGATGAAAGCAGGCGGGGCGAAGGCGCACCTGCTCGGCAGCGGTACGATCCTCAACGAAGCTCTCAAGGCGCAGGAGCTGCTGGAATCTGAGTACGGCGTGTCGGCCGACGTTTGGAGCGCGACGAGCTACAAAGAGTTGTATGTCGATGCCGTTGACACCGAGCGTTGGAACATGTTTAACCATGACCAGACGCACCGGGTCCCGTACGTACAGCGAATTCTGGAAAAGGAACAGGGCGTCTTCGTGTCGGCGTCCGATTACCTCAAAATGCTGCCCAGCGCGATTGCGCGGTGGATCCCCGGGCCGTATACGATCCTCGGTACCGACGGCTATGGCCGCTCGGAGTCGCGGGAATCACTTCGCGACTTCTTCGAGGTCGACCACCGCTACATCACGCTTGCCGCGCTGCACACGCTGGCTCATCAGAACAAGGTCAAAAACGAGGTCGTCACAAAGGCCATGAGGAAGATGGATATCAACCCCGAAAAGGCCAATCCTCTGTTTGAATGA
- a CDS encoding YihY/virulence factor BrkB family protein produces MKRLPILTVVLGLLKKFADSVRYYVHGLYNRLYEHHIFLNAGGLAFSLFVCILPLVLILFSGLGMVLERPTIVQEINSYIDRVIPYPEYADFIKGLIAARVREFTLYKNIAGLLGLVGILFAASGLFSSMRTVLNKIFQAGDTGTILRGKAKDLLLVFIVLGFFVLSIALLPLLDVAMRVAQQVTGPEWLDLAMVQRVVIRVVSFAAIFLAYAALYFAVPQKRLSTRTVAVSAFAAAVLWEIAKQLFGIYIEHGATLKQVYGTYALLVAVAFWIYYTSMVFIIGAEIGQLAAERAARAGDTRSTS; encoded by the coding sequence ATGAAACGGTTGCCGATTCTGACAGTTGTGTTGGGTCTTCTCAAGAAATTCGCAGACTCGGTGCGTTACTACGTGCACGGTCTGTATAACCGGCTGTACGAACATCACATCTTCCTGAATGCCGGTGGTCTTGCCTTCTCGCTGTTTGTCTGCATCCTTCCTCTCGTGTTGATCCTGTTCTCCGGGCTGGGTATGGTGCTGGAGAGGCCGACTATCGTCCAGGAGATCAACTCGTATATCGACAGGGTGATTCCGTATCCCGAGTACGCTGATTTCATCAAGGGGTTGATAGCCGCCCGTGTCCGTGAATTTACGCTGTACAAGAACATCGCGGGGCTTTTGGGGCTGGTCGGGATACTTTTCGCGGCAAGCGGTTTGTTCAGCTCCATGCGAACCGTTCTGAACAAGATATTCCAGGCAGGCGATACGGGCACGATCCTTCGAGGGAAAGCCAAGGATCTGTTGCTCGTCTTTATCGTGCTCGGGTTTTTCGTGCTATCGATCGCCCTTCTACCGCTGCTCGATGTCGCGATGCGTGTCGCGCAACAGGTGACCGGTCCGGAGTGGCTGGACCTCGCGATGGTGCAGCGGGTCGTTATTCGGGTGGTGTCGTTCGCCGCGATATTTCTGGCGTATGCAGCGCTCTATTTCGCGGTCCCGCAAAAGCGTCTCTCCACACGAACGGTCGCGGTAAGCGCATTTGCGGCCGCGGTTCTGTGGGAAATAGCCAAGCAGTTGTTCGGAATTTACATAGAGCACGGCGCGACGCTGAAGCAGGTGTACGGAACCTATGCGCTTCTGGTGGCGGTCGCGTTCTGGATTTATTACACGTCGATGGTGTTCATTATCGGAGCCGAGATAGGGCAGCTCGCGGCGGAGCGCGCCGCGCGTGCGGGCGACACCCGCTCCACCTCGTGA
- a CDS encoding 2-oxo acid dehydrogenase subunit E2 translates to MIQEITIPEIGEKIESGKVVGVLVSTGDTVDIDQPLIEFETDKAVVEIPSTAKGTVTEISVKNGDEVRIGQVIVRIETDSESASPQKQPQPEPEKPPVSQDRAATVESETAAPKSRPAPKGIEKESARPIASASPDSDETTEDSGEETPERRQSEELPEPAESGHAAPASPSVRRLARELGADINEVRGTGPGGRITVEDVKAHVKKIVTGHPATEPGGFGESAREGRALPDFSKWGDIRREPMSRVRSITADSTGYAWNVIPHVTQFDRADISEVEDFRRKYAKAAEKAGGKLTVTAILLKVIAAALRKYPKFNASIDPANQEIIYKDYCHLGMAVDTDRGLLVPVIRDVDRKSIIELSAELTDIADRTRNKKIKPEELEGGTFTISNQGSIGGVDFTPIVYWPQVAILGVSRSSVQPTYIDGELKPRTILPLSLSYDHRLIDGADAARFLNWVVQALEHPLLVLFED, encoded by the coding sequence ATGATACAGGAAATCACGATTCCGGAAATAGGCGAGAAGATCGAGTCCGGCAAAGTTGTCGGAGTGTTGGTCTCAACCGGGGACACGGTCGATATCGATCAACCGCTCATCGAGTTCGAAACCGACAAGGCCGTCGTGGAAATCCCGTCAACCGCAAAGGGAACGGTCACGGAAATCAGCGTGAAGAACGGGGACGAGGTCAGGATCGGTCAGGTGATCGTTCGTATTGAGACCGACTCCGAGTCCGCTTCGCCACAAAAACAACCTCAACCTGAACCGGAGAAGCCGCCCGTTTCTCAGGACCGAGCAGCGACGGTCGAATCCGAAACTGCTGCGCCGAAGTCGCGCCCGGCCCCCAAAGGCATCGAGAAGGAGAGCGCAAGGCCAATCGCCTCAGCATCGCCGGATTCAGATGAAACTACTGAAGACAGCGGGGAGGAAACGCCTGAACGGCGTCAGTCTGAAGAGTTGCCTGAGCCGGCTGAAAGCGGCCACGCCGCGCCGGCATCGCCGTCGGTTCGACGGTTAGCCCGCGAACTGGGCGCCGATATCAACGAAGTTCGGGGCACCGGACCGGGTGGACGAATCACTGTAGAAGATGTCAAGGCGCATGTGAAGAAAATCGTTACCGGTCATCCTGCCACTGAACCGGGCGGATTCGGAGAATCGGCTCGCGAAGGTCGTGCGCTTCCCGATTTCAGCAAGTGGGGAGATATTCGTCGCGAGCCGATGTCGCGCGTTCGCTCGATCACGGCCGACAGCACCGGCTATGCCTGGAACGTGATCCCGCACGTCACGCAGTTCGATCGCGCAGACATCAGCGAAGTCGAGGACTTCCGCCGGAAATACGCCAAAGCGGCCGAAAAGGCCGGCGGGAAGCTCACCGTCACGGCCATCTTGCTGAAAGTGATCGCCGCCGCGCTCAGGAAGTACCCGAAATTCAACGCGTCCATCGATCCGGCAAATCAGGAAATCATCTACAAGGACTACTGCCATCTCGGCATGGCTGTCGATACCGACCGAGGTCTGCTCGTCCCCGTGATCCGGGATGTCGATCGGAAAAGCATCATAGAGCTGTCGGCAGAGTTGACCGATATCGCGGACCGCACCAGGAACAAAAAGATCAAGCCGGAGGAACTGGAAGGGGGGACGTTTACGATCTCCAACCAGGGTTCCATCGGAGGCGTAGACTTCACGCCGATCGTCTACTGGCCGCAGGTGGCGATTCTCGGTGTCAGCCGCTCGTCCGTGCAGCCGACGTATATCGACGGAGAATTGAAGCCGCGCACAATCCTTCCTCTCTCGCTGTCATACGACCATAGGCTCATTGACGGCGCCGATGCCGCCCGGTTCCTCAACTGGGTGGTGCAGGCGCTCGAACACCCCCTCCTCGTGCTTTTCGAAGACTGA
- the lpdA gene encoding dihydrolipoyl dehydrogenase, producing MVDQKDSTHVAVIGGGPGGYAAAFMAADLGLDVTLVDPEENPGGVCLYRGCIPSKALLHVAKLIAETREAESWGLKFGEVEIDLDKLRSWKDGVVGKLTGGLGQLARARKVTHIRGKARFVSSTTLEIKAADGARRRLTTRYCILATGSRPAVIPNLAPESDRILDSTSALDIKSVPRTLLVVGGGYIGLELGTVYAALGSKVSVVEMTPSLLPGADKDLVSILSKRLKSSFESIMLNSTVAEMKEQKNGIRATFRGDKLEKESAVYEKVLMSVGRKPNSGDLGLENTKVRTDQRGFVIVNERRQTDDPAIFAIGDIAGEPMLAHKASHEGRVVAEVIAGKHVNYDPRAIPAVVFTDPEIAWCGLMEHEAKQKGIDVKVSRFPWAASGRATTLGRNDGVTKIVVDANTDRVLGVGIAGAGAGELIAEAVLAIEMGALASDLGLTIHPHPTLSETIMGAADLIYGHATDYYRPKRA from the coding sequence ATGGTTGACCAAAAAGATTCGACTCACGTTGCCGTAATCGGCGGCGGCCCCGGCGGATATGCCGCGGCGTTTATGGCCGCTGACCTCGGCCTCGATGTTACCCTGGTTGACCCCGAAGAGAATCCCGGCGGCGTGTGTCTTTACCGGGGATGCATCCCCTCGAAAGCGCTGCTCCATGTCGCAAAGCTGATCGCGGAAACCCGCGAGGCGGAATCGTGGGGTTTGAAATTCGGCGAGGTCGAGATCGATCTTGACAAGCTGCGATCCTGGAAAGACGGCGTCGTCGGCAAGCTGACCGGCGGTCTTGGGCAGTTGGCGCGGGCCCGCAAAGTCACCCACATCAGGGGGAAAGCGCGCTTTGTCAGCAGCACAACACTCGAGATAAAAGCCGCCGACGGCGCTCGCAGGCGGCTGACCACCCGGTACTGCATTCTTGCTACCGGCTCGCGACCTGCGGTCATTCCGAATCTTGCGCCGGAATCCGATCGTATCCTCGACTCCACTTCCGCGCTGGATATCAAATCCGTTCCCCGAACGCTGCTGGTGGTCGGGGGAGGGTACATCGGCCTCGAACTCGGCACCGTCTACGCCGCTCTCGGTTCCAAAGTATCTGTCGTAGAGATGACCCCGTCGCTGCTGCCGGGAGCCGATAAGGACCTGGTAAGCATCCTTTCAAAGCGGTTGAAGTCATCGTTCGAGAGCATCATGCTCAACTCGACCGTTGCGGAGATGAAAGAACAGAAAAACGGAATCAGAGCAACCTTCCGTGGTGACAAGCTGGAAAAGGAATCCGCTGTCTACGAGAAGGTCCTGATGTCCGTCGGCCGCAAACCCAATTCCGGTGACCTCGGTCTCGAAAATACCAAAGTCCGGACCGACCAGCGTGGCTTCGTGATAGTCAATGAGCGGCGGCAGACCGATGATCCCGCAATCTTCGCGATCGGCGACATCGCCGGCGAGCCGATGCTCGCCCACAAGGCGTCCCATGAGGGAAGGGTTGTTGCCGAAGTGATCGCCGGAAAACACGTGAACTACGATCCGCGTGCGATTCCCGCGGTCGTGTTCACCGATCCCGAAATCGCCTGGTGCGGGCTCATGGAACACGAAGCGAAACAAAAGGGTATCGACGTCAAGGTCTCCCGCTTCCCGTGGGCGGCCTCGGGACGGGCTACCACGCTTGGTCGCAACGACGGCGTCACCAAAATCGTTGTTGATGCCAATACCGATCGCGTGCTCGGAGTCGGCATCGCCGGCGCCGGCGCCGGAGAGCTGATCGCCGAAGCGGTCCTTGCCATCGAGATGGGAGCGCTGGCGTCTGATCTCGGATTGACTATCCATCCCCACCCGACCCTTTCTGAGACTATCATGGGTGCCGCCGATTTGATTTACGGCCACGCCACCGACTACTATCGGCCGAAACGTGCGTAG
- a CDS encoding sodium:proton antiporter — protein MKKVLLFSILLILGLIASQYTSSLGESEGSVREIIRLLTMFLLGFIMIHVGYEFEIDRRNLRGYGADYGIAATAAAFPWIFCALYFVFVLSPPSDWGSFDAWTESLLASRFAAPTSAGVLFSMLAAAGLSATWYFRKVRILAIFDDLDTVLLMIPLKMLIVGLRWQLGVVIIFMVIMLWLAWKYMHKTRIPVTWPWVLGYAGAITIVSELIYKGSLIIDDVVPVHIEVLLPAFVLGCMMARPTGQDPHADDIRDGHQEGPESPEEQRVSTIVSGAFMVLVGLSMPAIILSGEGSMTWSMIALHVILLTLLANLGKMFPLFVYRREAHWRERLAICIGMWPRGEVGAGVLIISLGYGIGGDMVTIAALSLALNLLLTGIFILIVKRLLAGVPAAFPLHR, from the coding sequence ATGAAGAAGGTACTTCTCTTTTCAATACTTCTGATCCTCGGACTTATCGCTTCGCAGTATACATCTTCCCTCGGCGAATCCGAAGGAAGCGTGCGGGAGATCATACGGCTGTTGACCATGTTCCTGCTCGGCTTCATTATGATCCACGTCGGCTATGAGTTCGAAATCGATCGCCGCAACCTGCGAGGATACGGCGCGGACTACGGGATCGCCGCGACCGCAGCCGCCTTCCCGTGGATATTCTGCGCGCTCTATTTTGTCTTCGTCCTCAGTCCGCCGAGCGACTGGGGGAGTTTCGACGCGTGGACCGAGAGTCTGCTGGCCAGTCGATTTGCCGCCCCCACCTCGGCCGGTGTTCTGTTTTCCATGCTGGCTGCTGCCGGATTGTCGGCGACGTGGTATTTCCGTAAGGTGCGCATTCTCGCCATCTTCGATGATCTGGACACTGTGCTGCTCATGATCCCCCTCAAGATGCTTATCGTAGGCTTGCGCTGGCAGCTCGGGGTCGTGATCATCTTCATGGTCATCATGCTGTGGCTGGCCTGGAAGTACATGCACAAAACGCGCATTCCGGTCACCTGGCCATGGGTGCTGGGATACGCCGGGGCTATTACGATCGTATCTGAACTGATCTACAAGGGCTCGTTGATTATCGATGACGTGGTACCGGTACACATCGAGGTACTCCTGCCGGCGTTTGTGCTTGGCTGCATGATGGCCCGCCCGACCGGGCAGGATCCGCATGCCGACGACATCCGCGACGGTCATCAGGAAGGACCGGAAAGCCCCGAGGAACAACGCGTCTCGACCATTGTATCTGGCGCCTTCATGGTTCTGGTGGGGTTGTCCATGCCTGCCATCATACTCTCGGGCGAAGGGTCCATGACGTGGTCGATGATAGCCCTTCATGTGATATTGCTTACGCTGCTTGCCAACCTCGGCAAGATGTTCCCGCTGTTTGTGTACCGGCGCGAGGCGCACTGGCGCGAGCGACTGGCGATCTGTATCGGCATGTGGCCTCGTGGCGAAGTGGGCGCCGGCGTGCTAATCATCTCGCTTGGCTACGGCATCGGCGGTGACATGGTGACCATTGCCGCACTGTCGCTGGCGCTCAACCTCCTGCTTACGGGGATCTTTATTCTCATCGTCAAACGGTTGCTCGCCGGTGTGCCGGCCGCGTTTCCGCTGCATCGGTGA
- a CDS encoding 3-oxoacyl-[acyl-carrier-protein] synthase III C-terminal domain-containing protein, with amino-acid sequence MSSSAPFGMRIGGIAAYAPRHRISNTRIAARLRKERMRLNAEHRLNGHDPLDRKQEKLFKTSDRWIQRFIGFKERRFAADGEGTIDLAARAALLLLDKTGLKPSEVDGIVFGTVTPSYLNSPPDAALLQDRLGIPSVIGDKPREFFAVDCSLACSTWVTALRSAYMLISTGAAKNVLVIGADKMSGTINWRDRAFATVLGDAGTATWCTAVPKDQDWFGGERFWSWASGRDGDVIITPAGGSVRPITSMKDLDDYQDRLTMDGAMVKELMVPLVGGPGIDAALEKCGWSIDMLDTATFHEANLMMNQDIANQWKTKGFRGAVVDAGGMFGNTTSASIPLAVTLHPEYLKVGVRFIWFAFGGGLSAASAMGEIKHPIVVSASI; translated from the coding sequence ATGAGTTCATCAGCACCTTTTGGTATGCGAATCGGGGGAATTGCAGCATATGCGCCACGCCACCGGATCTCCAACACGCGAATAGCCGCACGCCTCCGCAAGGAGCGCATGCGCCTCAATGCCGAACATCGTCTCAACGGTCATGACCCGCTCGATCGGAAGCAGGAAAAGCTCTTCAAAACCAGCGATCGGTGGATCCAGCGGTTTATCGGTTTCAAGGAGCGCCGTTTTGCTGCCGACGGCGAGGGCACGATCGATCTGGCCGCTCGCGCCGCGCTGCTGTTGCTGGACAAGACGGGCCTGAAGCCGTCAGAGGTTGATGGCATTGTCTTCGGCACCGTGACGCCGTCATATCTGAACTCGCCGCCCGATGCCGCGCTGCTGCAGGACCGCCTCGGAATCCCCTCCGTGATCGGCGACAAACCGCGTGAATTCTTTGCGGTCGACTGCTCGCTCGCCTGCAGTACCTGGGTGACTGCGCTCCGCAGCGCCTATATGCTGATCTCCACCGGCGCCGCCAAAAACGTACTCGTTATCGGCGCCGACAAAATGAGCGGGACTATCAACTGGCGGGATCGAGCGTTTGCCACCGTACTCGGCGATGCCGGAACGGCCACCTGGTGTACTGCGGTACCGAAGGATCAGGACTGGTTCGGCGGAGAACGCTTCTGGAGTTGGGCCAGTGGGCGCGACGGCGACGTCATTATCACGCCGGCGGGCGGATCGGTGCGGCCCATCACGTCGATGAAGGATCTCGATGATTATCAGGATCGGCTCACCATGGATGGCGCCATGGTCAAAGAACTGATGGTGCCGCTGGTGGGTGGGCCCGGCATCGACGCCGCCCTCGAAAAATGCGGCTGGAGCATCGACATGCTCGATACCGCCACCTTCCATGAAGCCAACCTGATGATGAATCAGGATATTGCGAACCAGTGGAAAACCAAAGGCTTCCGTGGAGCGGTTGTCGATGCGGGGGGGATGTTCGGCAATACGACTTCGGCTTCCATTCCGCTGGCTGTCACACTGCACCCGGAGTATCTGAAGGTCGGTGTGCGGTTTATCTGGTTCGCGTTTGGCGGCGGTCTGTCGGCGGCCAGCGCGATGGGCGAGATTAAGCACCCGATTGTAGTCAGCGCGTCCATATAA